From the genome of Phyllostomus discolor isolate MPI-MPIP mPhyDis1 chromosome 12, mPhyDis1.pri.v3, whole genome shotgun sequence, one region includes:
- the SIAH1 gene encoding E3 ubiquitin-protein ligase SIAH1 isoform X2, translated as MRSARTAAWKMSRQTATALPTGTSKCTPSQRVPALTGTTASNNDLASLFECPVCFDYVLPPILQCQSGHLVCSNCRPKLTCCPTCRGPLGSIRNLAMEKVANSVLFPCKYASSGCEVTLPHTEKADHEELCEFRPYSCPCPGASCKWQGSLDAVMPHLMHQHKSITTLQGEDIVFLATDINLPGAVDWVMMQSCFGFHFMLVLEKQEKYDGHQQFFAIVQLIGTRKQAENFAYRLELNGHRRRLTWEATPRSIHEGIATAIMNSDCLVFDTSIAQLFAENGNLGINVTISMC; from the coding sequence AAATGAGCCGCCAGACCGCGACGGCGCTGCCTACCGGGACCTCCAAGTGCACGCCGTCCCAGAGGGTGCCCGCCCTCACCGGCACCACCGCGTCCAACAATGACCTGGCCAGCCTCTTCGAGTGTCCCGTCTGCTTCGACTATGTGCTGCCGCCCATCCTGCAGTGCCAGAGCGGCCACCTCGTCTGCAGCAACTGCCGCCCGAAGCTCACGTGCTGCCCCACCTGCCGCGGCCCCCTGGGCTCCATCCGCAACCTGGCGATGGAGAAAGTGGCCAACTCGGTACTCTTCCCTTGTAAATACGCCTCGTCCGGGTGCGAGGTCACGCTGCCCCACACGGAGAAGGCCGACCACGAGGAGCTCTGCGAGTTCCGGCCCTACTCCTGCCCGTGCCCCGGCGCGTCCTGCAAGTGGCAGGGCTCCCTGGACGCCGTCATGCCGCACCTGATGCACCAGCACAAGTCCATCACCACCCTGCAGGGGGAGGACATCGTCTTCCTGGCCACCGACATCAACCTGCCCGGCGCCGTGGACTGGGTGATGATGCAGTCCTGCTTCGGCTTCCACTTCATGCTCGTGCTGGAGAAGCAGGAGAAGTACGACGGGCACCAGCAGTTCTTCGCCATCGTGCAGCTCATCGGCACGCGCAAGCAGGCCGAGAACTTCGCCTACCGGCTGGAGCTCAATGGCCACCGGCGGCGGTTGACTTGGGAAGCCACTCCGCGCTCCATTCACGAGGGGATCGCGACAGCCATCATGAACAGTGACTGTCTAGTCTTCGACACCAGCATCGCACAGCTCTTTGCAGAAAATGGCAATTTAGGCATCAATGTAACTATTTCCATGTGCTGA
- the SIAH1 gene encoding E3 ubiquitin-protein ligase SIAH1 isoform X1, protein MTGKSPSASLYSWRGALLPCLSAAGARKRKEMSRQTATALPTGTSKCTPSQRVPALTGTTASNNDLASLFECPVCFDYVLPPILQCQSGHLVCSNCRPKLTCCPTCRGPLGSIRNLAMEKVANSVLFPCKYASSGCEVTLPHTEKADHEELCEFRPYSCPCPGASCKWQGSLDAVMPHLMHQHKSITTLQGEDIVFLATDINLPGAVDWVMMQSCFGFHFMLVLEKQEKYDGHQQFFAIVQLIGTRKQAENFAYRLELNGHRRRLTWEATPRSIHEGIATAIMNSDCLVFDTSIAQLFAENGNLGINVTISMC, encoded by the exons ATGACCGGGAAGTCGCCCTCCGCCTCTCTGTACTCCTGGAGGGGCGCCTTGCTCCCGTGCCTCTCGGCCGCTGGGGCGAGGAAGAGGAAAG AAATGAGCCGCCAGACCGCGACGGCGCTGCCTACCGGGACCTCCAAGTGCACGCCGTCCCAGAGGGTGCCCGCCCTCACCGGCACCACCGCGTCCAACAATGACCTGGCCAGCCTCTTCGAGTGTCCCGTCTGCTTCGACTATGTGCTGCCGCCCATCCTGCAGTGCCAGAGCGGCCACCTCGTCTGCAGCAACTGCCGCCCGAAGCTCACGTGCTGCCCCACCTGCCGCGGCCCCCTGGGCTCCATCCGCAACCTGGCGATGGAGAAAGTGGCCAACTCGGTACTCTTCCCTTGTAAATACGCCTCGTCCGGGTGCGAGGTCACGCTGCCCCACACGGAGAAGGCCGACCACGAGGAGCTCTGCGAGTTCCGGCCCTACTCCTGCCCGTGCCCCGGCGCGTCCTGCAAGTGGCAGGGCTCCCTGGACGCCGTCATGCCGCACCTGATGCACCAGCACAAGTCCATCACCACCCTGCAGGGGGAGGACATCGTCTTCCTGGCCACCGACATCAACCTGCCCGGCGCCGTGGACTGGGTGATGATGCAGTCCTGCTTCGGCTTCCACTTCATGCTCGTGCTGGAGAAGCAGGAGAAGTACGACGGGCACCAGCAGTTCTTCGCCATCGTGCAGCTCATCGGCACGCGCAAGCAGGCCGAGAACTTCGCCTACCGGCTGGAGCTCAATGGCCACCGGCGGCGGTTGACTTGGGAAGCCACTCCGCGCTCCATTCACGAGGGGATCGCGACAGCCATCATGAACAGTGACTGTCTAGTCTTCGACACCAGCATCGCACAGCTCTTTGCAGAAAATGGCAATTTAGGCATCAATGTAACTATTTCCATGTGCTGA
- the SIAH1 gene encoding E3 ubiquitin-protein ligase SIAH1 isoform X3: MSRQTATALPTGTSKCTPSQRVPALTGTTASNNDLASLFECPVCFDYVLPPILQCQSGHLVCSNCRPKLTCCPTCRGPLGSIRNLAMEKVANSVLFPCKYASSGCEVTLPHTEKADHEELCEFRPYSCPCPGASCKWQGSLDAVMPHLMHQHKSITTLQGEDIVFLATDINLPGAVDWVMMQSCFGFHFMLVLEKQEKYDGHQQFFAIVQLIGTRKQAENFAYRLELNGHRRRLTWEATPRSIHEGIATAIMNSDCLVFDTSIAQLFAENGNLGINVTISMC; the protein is encoded by the coding sequence ATGAGCCGCCAGACCGCGACGGCGCTGCCTACCGGGACCTCCAAGTGCACGCCGTCCCAGAGGGTGCCCGCCCTCACCGGCACCACCGCGTCCAACAATGACCTGGCCAGCCTCTTCGAGTGTCCCGTCTGCTTCGACTATGTGCTGCCGCCCATCCTGCAGTGCCAGAGCGGCCACCTCGTCTGCAGCAACTGCCGCCCGAAGCTCACGTGCTGCCCCACCTGCCGCGGCCCCCTGGGCTCCATCCGCAACCTGGCGATGGAGAAAGTGGCCAACTCGGTACTCTTCCCTTGTAAATACGCCTCGTCCGGGTGCGAGGTCACGCTGCCCCACACGGAGAAGGCCGACCACGAGGAGCTCTGCGAGTTCCGGCCCTACTCCTGCCCGTGCCCCGGCGCGTCCTGCAAGTGGCAGGGCTCCCTGGACGCCGTCATGCCGCACCTGATGCACCAGCACAAGTCCATCACCACCCTGCAGGGGGAGGACATCGTCTTCCTGGCCACCGACATCAACCTGCCCGGCGCCGTGGACTGGGTGATGATGCAGTCCTGCTTCGGCTTCCACTTCATGCTCGTGCTGGAGAAGCAGGAGAAGTACGACGGGCACCAGCAGTTCTTCGCCATCGTGCAGCTCATCGGCACGCGCAAGCAGGCCGAGAACTTCGCCTACCGGCTGGAGCTCAATGGCCACCGGCGGCGGTTGACTTGGGAAGCCACTCCGCGCTCCATTCACGAGGGGATCGCGACAGCCATCATGAACAGTGACTGTCTAGTCTTCGACACCAGCATCGCACAGCTCTTTGCAGAAAATGGCAATTTAGGCATCAATGTAACTATTTCCATGTGCTGA